A stretch of DNA from Alphaproteobacteria bacterium:
AGGCGCTCGTCGAGCTGGCCAAAACGAGCGCCATGCCGGCCGTGGCGATCACCGATAGCGGCAATCTCTTCGGGGCACTCGAGTTTGCGCTGACCGCGGAGGCCGCGGGGATTCAGCCGATCGTCGGCTGCCAGCTCGCGGTGCGCCGCGAGGACCACGAGGTCAAGGCGGGTGCCGGAGCGCCAAAGCCGGACCAGCTCGTGCTGCTCGTCAAGGATGCCGCAGGCTACCGGGCACTTCTGAAGCTCGTGAGCAAGGCGTTTCTCGAGAGTCCGACGGGAGAAGTGCCGCAAGTAACCCTCGCCGACATTGCCGCGCAGAGCGAGGGCCTGATCGCACTCACCGGCGGCGCTGGGGGTGCCGTCGGTCGGCTCCTGGCCGAGGGGCAGGGACCCGCGGCCGAAGCGATGCTTCTGGCCCTTGCGCGAATTTTCCCGGACCGGCTCTATGTCGAGCTGCAGCGTCACGGCCTGCCGGTCGAGGGCCGAATCGAAAGCGCACTCCTCGATCTCGCCTACAAGCACGACGTACCGCTCGTCGCCACCAATGAAGCGTACTTCGCCGACGACGGCATGTACGAGGCGCACGACGCGCTGATCTGCATCGCCGAGGGCGCTTATGTCTCCGAGCCCGACCGACGCCGGCTCACACCCGAGCATCGATTCAAATCGGCCGCGGAGATGCGCGCCCTCTTCGCCGACATACCCGAGGCGATCGACAACACCCTCACGATTGCGCGGCGCTGTGCCTTCTACCCCAAGGCGGAGAAGCCGATTCTGCCGCCCTTTCCCGTCGAAACCGGACGTGACGAGAACGCCGAGCTTGACGCCCAGGCGGGGGAGGGGCTCGAACGACGCCTCGCTGCCCAGGTCTTCATGCGGGATATGGACGAACCGCGGCGCGCCGCGGCGGCGAGGCCCTATCGGGAGC
This window harbors:
- a CDS encoding PHP domain-containing protein, which translates into the protein MPHADFVHLRVHSAYSLSEGAIKIKALVELAKTSAMPAVAITDSGNLFGALEFALTAEAAGIQPIVGCQLAVRREDHEVKAGAGAPKPDQLVLLVKDAAGYRALLKLVSKAFLESPTGEVPQVTLADIAAQSEGLIALTGGAGGAVGRLLAEGQGPAAEAMLLALARIFPDRLYVELQRHGLPVEGRIESALLDLAYKHDVPLVATNEAYFADDGMYEAHDALICIAEGAYVSEPDRRRLTPEHRFKSAAEMRALFADIPEAIDNTLTIARRCAFYPKAEKPILPPFPVETGRDENAELDAQAGEGLERRLAAQVFMRDMDEPRRAAAARPYRERLRYELDMIGQMGFAGYFLIVADFIKWAKSQGIPVGPGRGSGAGSVVAWSLTITDL